A genomic window from Cutibacterium acnes includes:
- a CDS encoding GNAT family N-acetyltransferase, with product MAESTSSVQVPDPYRLELVTSDGSRSEAVDNVLRAVALGFHLSQPSDAELEHYAACVEGEQLWTIRQPDPDPEFPNLPVATMDTYPSTINTGHGHLEPATFITDVTVRASHRRRGLLRTLMTNTLTRSKEEGLAFAALTATEGSIYGRFGYGISTRDQSVEIVVDGRFKLNHAPSGTVSMADPLAIDDLRLKVFSEFHRARRGSHNRQPWHVDYASGRWDPQKGGPNRRVRSIVHHNDDGEPDGVVSYQIDKDFGSQITILDMVATTPDAEVALWEFLASVDLIEMIKAPKVDPATPLPWAVEDPRVVKFTRHIDLGWLRILDVKKAMAVRGWDHQGSVTFHVVDPMGYAEGTWQVDVEAPGAPATVTKVDDSTDAATLDVAALGSLYFGMGRGFSLAAAHRITGTDEQIAAVDRMFSTVDVAHNISEF from the coding sequence ATGGCTGAAAGCACCTCATCTGTTCAGGTCCCCGACCCCTACCGTCTGGAACTGGTCACCAGCGACGGTTCCCGCAGCGAGGCGGTCGACAATGTGCTACGCGCGGTAGCACTGGGGTTTCACCTGTCCCAACCCTCCGACGCCGAGCTCGAGCACTACGCCGCTTGTGTCGAGGGCGAACAGTTGTGGACAATCCGCCAACCTGACCCAGACCCGGAGTTTCCCAACCTTCCGGTCGCGACAATGGACACATACCCGAGCACCATTAACACCGGCCATGGTCATCTCGAGCCGGCCACGTTCATTACCGACGTCACTGTGCGCGCCAGCCACCGCAGACGCGGTCTGCTACGTACCCTCATGACGAATACCCTGACCCGTTCCAAGGAGGAGGGTCTAGCATTCGCCGCCCTGACTGCCACCGAGGGCAGCATCTACGGACGGTTCGGATACGGCATCTCAACCCGCGATCAAAGCGTCGAGATCGTCGTTGACGGCCGGTTTAAGCTCAACCACGCCCCAAGCGGAACAGTCTCGATGGCTGATCCACTGGCCATTGATGATCTTCGTCTCAAAGTGTTCTCCGAGTTCCACCGGGCCCGTCGCGGGTCCCACAATCGCCAGCCGTGGCACGTCGATTACGCTTCCGGACGCTGGGACCCTCAGAAGGGCGGCCCAAACCGTCGCGTCCGTTCAATCGTCCATCACAACGACGATGGCGAACCCGACGGCGTCGTTTCCTACCAGATCGACAAGGATTTCGGCTCACAGATCACCATCCTCGACATGGTCGCCACCACCCCGGACGCTGAAGTCGCGTTGTGGGAGTTCCTCGCCTCGGTTGACCTCATCGAGATGATCAAGGCACCAAAGGTCGATCCCGCCACCCCACTGCCATGGGCGGTAGAAGACCCCCGAGTTGTGAAGTTCACCCGCCATATCGATCTCGGCTGGCTGCGCATCCTTGACGTCAAGAAGGCGATGGCCGTACGCGGTTGGGACCATCAAGGCTCAGTCACCTTCCACGTCGTTGACCCGATGGGTTATGCCGAGGGCACCTGGCAGGTCGACGTCGAGGCTCCGGGAGCGCCTGCGACCGTCACGAAGGTCGACGACTCCACCGACGCCGCGACCCTTGACGTGGCTGCACTTGGATCGCTGTATTTCGGAATGGGCCGGGGATTCTCGCTGGCCGCTGCCCACCGCATTACTGGCACTGACGAGCAGATCGCAGCGGTGGACCGGATGTTTTCCACCGTCGACGTCGCCCATAACATTTCGGAGTTCTGA
- a CDS encoding ribose-5-phosphate isomerase has protein sequence MTFKPSHVHIGTDHAAFELKEYLVGKLTEAGYQVVDHGAASYDSQDDYPDYCIPCAQAVMADPGSLGIVLGGSGNGEQIAANKVKGIRAALAYTVEIAELARLHNNANVVSLGGRMQTQEEAWQIVETFLTTDFSHEDRHQRRIDKLIRWEDKGSLG, from the coding sequence ATGACCTTTAAGCCTTCACATGTTCATATCGGCACCGACCATGCGGCCTTTGAGCTTAAGGAGTACCTCGTTGGCAAGTTGACCGAAGCTGGATACCAGGTCGTCGATCATGGTGCGGCTAGCTATGACTCTCAGGATGACTATCCCGACTACTGCATCCCGTGTGCTCAGGCCGTGATGGCCGACCCGGGGTCGCTTGGCATCGTGCTGGGTGGTTCCGGCAACGGAGAGCAGATCGCTGCGAACAAGGTCAAGGGGATTCGCGCCGCACTGGCGTACACCGTCGAGATCGCGGAACTGGCACGTCTCCACAACAATGCGAACGTTGTCTCTTTGGGTGGCCGGATGCAGACTCAGGAGGAAGCCTGGCAGATCGTCGAAACTTTCCTGACGACCGATTTCTCCCACGAGGACCGCCACCAGCGTCGTATTGACAAGCTCATTCGCTGGGAGGACAAGGGCTCACTGGGGTGA
- a CDS encoding Fpg/Nei family DNA glycosylase: MPEGHVIHRLANAIGLAFAGSRVEVTSPQGRFAESAAMLDGTVLASAQAWGKHLVVDFDNHRPDHLLHIHLGLIGKLAVEPTVPVVGQVRLRITDGVTAADLRGPQTCELINDDEWGTVAATIGPDPIRDDADPDVAWDKVRRSSRRISDVLLDQRVAAGVGNIYRAEVLFRHRVDPATPGKQISHSTWLAMWDDLVMLMRAGVESGRIDTVQPEHTPEAMGRPPRVDHHGGEVYVYRREDQPCLVCNTPVRMVAQGGRHLFWCPRCQRRRH; the protein is encoded by the coding sequence GTGCCTGAAGGCCACGTCATCCATCGTCTTGCCAATGCCATCGGCTTGGCCTTCGCCGGTTCACGGGTTGAGGTCACTTCTCCGCAGGGACGATTCGCCGAATCCGCAGCCATGCTGGATGGGACAGTGCTGGCCTCAGCTCAGGCATGGGGCAAACATCTCGTCGTGGACTTCGATAATCATCGTCCTGACCACCTGTTACACATCCACTTGGGATTGATTGGCAAGCTGGCAGTCGAGCCGACAGTTCCTGTGGTCGGTCAGGTGCGGTTACGCATCACCGACGGCGTTACTGCAGCTGATCTACGCGGTCCGCAAACGTGCGAGCTCATCAACGACGACGAGTGGGGGACGGTCGCAGCCACTATTGGCCCCGACCCCATCCGCGACGATGCAGATCCGGACGTTGCATGGGACAAGGTACGACGGTCGTCACGGCGAATCAGCGATGTGTTGTTAGACCAAAGGGTTGCGGCCGGAGTTGGCAATATTTACCGAGCTGAGGTGTTATTTCGCCACCGCGTTGATCCAGCCACCCCTGGCAAGCAGATTTCCCACTCAACGTGGTTGGCGATGTGGGATGATCTGGTCATGCTCATGCGCGCCGGAGTTGAGTCAGGGCGCATCGACACCGTGCAGCCAGAGCACACTCCGGAGGCGATGGGTCGGCCCCCTCGGGTAGATCATCATGGCGGTGAGGTGTACGTCTACCGGCGCGAGGACCAGCCCTGTTTGGTGTGTAATACGCCGGTGCGGATGGTCGCACAGGGAGGGCGTCACCTGTTTTGGTGCCCACGGTGTCAGCGTCGGCGTCACTGA
- the ligA gene encoding NAD-dependent DNA ligase LigA — translation MVDDSTQGGELEASEAGAEARHHWTELAQRILDAQDAYYARDAPTISDAEYDRLMVELKKVEDDHPELRTPDSPTQRVGAPQRITDFAPVKHLERLLSLDNVFTRDELSEWMNRVATAVGKIPNFLCELKIDGLAVDLVYRDGQLVSGATRGDGRIGEDVTANVRTIAAIPRKLTGDDVPRLLEVRGEVFFPVADFTDLNAALIEAGKNPFANPRNAAAGSLRQKDSRVTASRPLSMIVHGIGVLEGHDFPSQGHAYDKLAQWGLPVSPYFKIVEHVDEVHEFVTRWGESRDEASHQIDGVVVKVDDVSLQRKLGATSRAPRWAIAYKYPPEEVNTELLDIRVNVGRTGRVTPYGVMRPVTVAGSTVEMATLHNAFEVKRKGVLIGDTVVLRKAGDVIPEILGPVVELRNGTEREFLMPDHCPSCGAELAYEKNGDKDLRCPNAQGCPSQLHERVFGLASRGALDIEALGWEAAIALTDPENQRPGDDEVAEELPKRQTAVLSSEAGLFDLQLDDLAEVKVWRRRKVNGGPGPWQLEPYFFTKATAKKPSTPTATTKKMFDELAKAKSQPLWRVLVALSIRHVGPTAARALATHFGSVEAIREASVEELAGVDGVGEIIAESVKRWFEVDWHQEIISRWAAAGVRMADDRDEAPEQTLEGLTVVVTGSLEGFSRDEAKEAIVSRGGKAAGSVSRKTDYVVVGENAGSKETKARDLGRPILDEAGFRYLLENGPQGITTIG, via the coding sequence ATGGTTGACGATTCCACCCAAGGTGGCGAGCTGGAGGCGAGCGAGGCTGGGGCCGAAGCGCGCCACCACTGGACTGAGTTGGCCCAGCGCATCCTTGACGCCCAGGACGCTTACTATGCCCGCGACGCTCCCACGATCTCTGATGCCGAATACGACCGGCTTATGGTTGAACTCAAGAAGGTGGAGGACGACCATCCGGAGTTGCGCACTCCCGACTCGCCCACTCAGCGGGTTGGAGCTCCACAACGGATAACAGATTTCGCCCCGGTCAAACACCTCGAACGGCTACTGAGCCTGGACAACGTCTTTACCCGCGACGAACTGTCAGAATGGATGAACAGGGTCGCTACTGCCGTCGGAAAGATCCCGAATTTCCTCTGCGAGCTGAAGATTGACGGGTTGGCGGTCGACCTCGTCTACCGAGACGGGCAGCTTGTATCCGGGGCGACACGCGGTGATGGCCGTATCGGTGAGGACGTCACCGCGAACGTGCGTACGATCGCGGCTATACCCCGGAAACTGACTGGCGACGACGTCCCTCGTCTGCTTGAAGTTCGGGGCGAGGTATTTTTCCCGGTCGCTGATTTCACCGACCTCAACGCTGCCCTCATCGAGGCAGGTAAGAACCCCTTTGCTAACCCGCGCAATGCGGCTGCCGGTTCGCTGCGGCAGAAGGACTCTCGGGTGACGGCGTCCCGGCCTCTGTCGATGATCGTCCACGGTATTGGGGTGCTGGAAGGTCACGATTTCCCTAGCCAGGGGCATGCCTACGACAAGCTTGCGCAGTGGGGGTTACCCGTCTCGCCGTACTTCAAGATCGTGGAGCATGTCGATGAGGTACATGAGTTCGTGACCCGCTGGGGCGAGTCCCGCGACGAGGCCTCCCACCAGATTGACGGCGTGGTGGTCAAGGTTGATGATGTCTCTTTGCAGCGCAAGCTGGGTGCCACCTCGCGAGCTCCCCGGTGGGCCATCGCATATAAATACCCGCCTGAAGAAGTCAACACCGAGCTCCTTGATATCCGCGTCAATGTTGGAAGGACCGGTCGTGTCACCCCGTACGGGGTCATGAGACCGGTAACAGTTGCCGGGTCCACCGTCGAGATGGCTACCCTCCACAACGCTTTCGAGGTCAAGCGCAAAGGAGTGCTCATTGGCGACACCGTGGTGCTGCGCAAGGCTGGTGACGTTATTCCGGAAATCCTTGGCCCGGTGGTGGAGCTGCGTAACGGCACTGAGCGGGAGTTTCTTATGCCCGACCACTGCCCGAGCTGTGGGGCAGAGCTGGCCTACGAAAAGAACGGTGACAAGGATCTTCGCTGCCCTAATGCTCAAGGTTGTCCCTCCCAGCTACACGAGCGGGTCTTCGGATTAGCGTCACGTGGCGCCCTCGACATCGAAGCTCTTGGTTGGGAGGCCGCCATCGCTCTGACTGATCCGGAAAACCAGCGCCCGGGTGATGACGAGGTCGCTGAGGAACTTCCGAAACGACAAACGGCAGTGCTGAGCTCCGAGGCTGGTCTGTTCGACCTGCAGCTCGACGATCTCGCCGAGGTCAAAGTATGGCGTCGTAGGAAAGTTAACGGCGGCCCAGGCCCCTGGCAGCTTGAACCCTATTTCTTCACGAAGGCGACAGCGAAAAAGCCGTCGACTCCGACTGCCACGACCAAGAAAATGTTCGACGAGTTAGCGAAGGCCAAGTCTCAGCCGTTGTGGAGAGTGCTGGTCGCCCTGTCTATCCGTCATGTCGGACCAACGGCGGCCCGGGCTCTGGCCACCCACTTCGGGTCAGTTGAGGCCATCCGGGAAGCGTCCGTCGAGGAACTTGCTGGAGTCGATGGGGTGGGTGAGATTATCGCCGAATCGGTCAAGCGATGGTTCGAAGTCGACTGGCATCAGGAGATTATTAGTCGATGGGCCGCAGCGGGAGTGCGGATGGCCGACGATCGTGACGAGGCCCCTGAGCAGACCCTCGAGGGGTTGACTGTGGTCGTCACGGGAAGTCTGGAGGGATTCAGCCGTGACGAGGCGAAGGAGGCCATCGTCTCGCGCGGAGGAAAAGCGGCTGGATCCGTCTCCCGAAAGACTGACTACGTCGTCGTGGGGGAGAATGCCGGATCCAAGGAAACCAAGGCGCGAGACCTGGGCCGTCCCATCCTTGACGAGGCCGGGTTCCGGTATTTGCTTGAAAACGGTCCGCAGGGGATCACAACCATCGGGTGA